In the Sus scrofa isolate TJ Tabasco breed Duroc chromosome 7, Sscrofa11.1, whole genome shotgun sequence genome, one interval contains:
- the SRF gene encoding serum response factor gives MLPSQAGAAAALGRGSALGGSLNRTPTGRPGGGGGGGGGTRGANGGRVPGNGAGLGPGRLEREAAAAATTTPAPTAGALYSGSEGDSESGEEEELGAERRGLKRSLSEMELGVVVGGPEAAAAATGGYGPVSGAVSGAKPGKKTRGRVKIKMEFIDNKLRRYTTFSKRKTGIMKKAYELSTLTGTQVLLLVASETGHVYTFATRKLQPMITSETGKALIQTCLNSPDSPPRSDPTTDQRMSATGFEETDLTYQVSESDSSGETKDTPKPAFTITNLPGTTSTIQTAPSTSTTMQVSSGPSFPITNYLAPVSASVSPSAVSSANGTVLKSTGSGPVSSGSLMQLPTSFTLMPGGAVAQQVPVQAIQVHQAPQQASPSRDSSTDLTQTSSSGTVTLPATIMTSSVPTTVGGHMMYPSPHAVMYAPTSGLADGSLTVLNAFSQAPSTMQVSHSQVQEQGGVPQVFLTAPSGTVQIPVSAVQLHQMAVIGQQAGSSSNLTELQVVNLDAAHSTKSD, from the exons ATGTTACCGAGCCAAGCTGGAGCCGCGGCGGCGCTGGGCCGGGGCTCGGCCCTGGGGGGCAGCCTGAACCGGACCCCGACGGGGCGGCCGGGCggtggaggcggcggcggcggcgggactCGCGGGGCTAACGGGGGCCGGGTCCCCGGGAACGGCGCGGGACTTGGGCCGGGCCGCCTCGAGCGGGAGGCTGCAGCAGCAGCGACAACCACCCCGGCGCCCACCGCGGGGGCCCTCTATAGCGGCAGCGAGGGCGACTCCGAGTCGggcgaggaggaggagctgggcgcGGAGCGGCGCGGCCTGAAGCGGAGCCTGAGCGAGATGGAGCTCGGCGTGGTGGTCGGTGGGcccgaggcggcggcggcggccaccGGGGGCTACGGGCCGGTGAGCGGCGCGGTGAGTGGGGCCAAGCCGGGTAAGAAGACTCGGGGCCGCGTGAAGATCAAGATGGAGTTCATCGACAACAAGCTGCGGCGCTACACGACCTTCAGCAAGAGGAAGACGGGCATCATGAAGAAG GCCTATGAGCTGTCCACGCTGACAGGGACACAGGTGCTGTTGCTGGTGGCCAGTGAGACAGGCCATGTGTATACCTTTGCCACCCGCAAACTGCAGCCCATGATCACCAGTGAGACTGGCAAGGCACTGATTCAGACCTGCCTCAACTCGCCAGACTCTCCACCCCGCTCAGACCCTACCACAGACCAGAGAATGAGTGCCACGGGCTTTGAAGAGACAGACCTCACCTACCAGGTGTCGGAGTCCGACAGCAGTGGGGAGACCAAG GATACACCGAAACCTGCGTTTACCATCACCAACCTGCCGGGTACCACCTCCACAATCCAGACAGCACCCAGCACCTCTACCACCATGCAAGTCAGCAGCGGCCCCTCCTTTCCCATCACCAACTACCTGGCACCAGTGTCTGCTAGTGTCAGCCCCAGCGCTGTCAGCAGTGCCAACGGAACTGTGCTGAAGAGTACGGGCAGCGGCCCCGTTTCCTCCGGGAGCCTCATGCAGCTGCCTACTAGCTTCACCCTCATGCCTG GTGGGGCAGTGGCCCAGCAGGTCCCAGTACAGGCCATACAGGTGCACCAGGCCCCACAGCAAGCGTCTCCCTCTCGCGACAGCAGCACAGACCTCACGCAGACCTCCTCCAGCGGGACAG TGACACTGCCCGCCACCATCATGACGTCGTCCGTGCCCACCACTGTGGGCGGCCACATGATGTACCCCAGCCCCCACGCGGTGATGTATGCACCCACCTCGGGCCTGGCTGATGGCAGCCTCACCGTGCTCAATGCCTTCTCCCAGGCACCATCCACCATGCAGGTGTCCCACAGCCAGGTCCAGGAGCAAG GTGGCGTCCCCCAGGTATTCCTGACAGCGCCATCTGGGACAGTGCAGATCCCCGTCTCGGCGGTTCAGCTTCACCAG